In Aurantimicrobium minutum, the following proteins share a genomic window:
- the hflX gene encoding GTPase HflX yields MSSESSDEIVDRVLARAGNQNQARVSVFSSGRAQALSDDVAVTHDDSFDGQQQDLADRISLRRVQGLSTELEDVTEVEYRQVRLENVVLIGVYPKGQTEDGENSLRELAALCETAGARVLDGVIQMRPMPDPATYLGRGKTQELRDLVAALGADTVVADTELAPSQRRALEDEVKVKVIDRTAVILDIFSQHAKSREGKAQVELAQMQYMLPRLRGWGESMSRQAGGQVGSAGAGMGSRGPGETKIELDRRRINTRMAKLRKQIAAMKPARDTKRANRKRNAIPSVAITGYTNAGKSSLLNRITRAGVLVENALFATLDATVRQAKTADGRNYTLVDTVGFVRNLPHQLVEAFRSTIEEVADADLIIHVVDASHPDPASQIRTVRDVIGEADASDIPEQIVFNKSDLIDDNTRLLLRGLEPSALFASARTGEGIEDVLQTIADRIPTPDVPVVLVVPYDRGEVVSALHAKAVIDSTEYLEEGTLIHARVKKSDLPQFEQFIPA; encoded by the coding sequence ATGAGTAGTGAATCCTCCGATGAGATCGTAGACCGCGTGCTTGCTCGCGCCGGTAATCAAAATCAAGCACGTGTTTCCGTCTTTTCTTCTGGTCGGGCGCAGGCTTTGAGCGATGATGTTGCTGTAACTCATGATGATTCTTTTGACGGCCAACAACAGGATTTAGCAGACCGTATTTCGCTGCGCCGTGTTCAAGGTCTCTCTACTGAACTCGAAGATGTTACTGAGGTTGAATACCGTCAGGTTCGACTTGAAAACGTAGTCCTCATCGGGGTTTATCCCAAAGGTCAAACAGAAGATGGCGAAAACTCTTTGCGTGAACTTGCGGCGCTGTGTGAAACAGCAGGTGCGCGAGTGCTTGATGGTGTCATCCAAATGCGTCCAATGCCAGATCCTGCAACATATTTAGGTCGAGGAAAAACTCAAGAACTCAGAGATCTCGTTGCTGCACTCGGGGCTGACACCGTCGTGGCAGATACTGAGTTGGCACCTTCCCAACGTCGTGCTTTGGAAGACGAGGTAAAGGTCAAAGTCATTGACAGAACTGCTGTCATTCTTGATATTTTTAGCCAGCATGCCAAAAGCAGAGAAGGTAAAGCTCAGGTCGAACTGGCCCAAATGCAATACATGCTTCCTCGATTGCGTGGTTGGGGTGAATCGATGTCCCGCCAGGCTGGCGGTCAAGTCGGTAGCGCTGGGGCAGGTATGGGTTCTCGTGGTCCTGGTGAAACCAAGATTGAGTTAGATCGCCGTCGAATCAACACACGCATGGCTAAATTGCGTAAACAGATTGCCGCGATGAAACCCGCGCGTGACACCAAGCGAGCAAACCGTAAACGCAACGCCATTCCCTCAGTAGCAATCACCGGATACACCAATGCCGGTAAATCTTCACTTCTCAATCGCATTACACGAGCGGGTGTGCTCGTTGAGAATGCCTTATTTGCCACCTTGGATGCCACTGTTCGTCAGGCAAAAACTGCCGACGGGAGAAATTACACTCTCGTCGACACAGTGGGTTTTGTCCGAAATCTTCCTCACCAACTCGTTGAAGCCTTCCGTTCCACAATCGAAGAGGTAGCTGATGCTGACCTCATCATTCACGTCGTCGACGCGTCCCACCCAGATCCTGCCTCACAAATTCGGACTGTCAGGGACGTCATTGGTGAAGCTGATGCTTCCGACATTCCTGAGCAGATTGTTTTCAATAAATCTGACCTCATTGATGACAACACCAGGCTTCTACTTCGAGGATTAGAACCCTCCGCGCTTTTTGCCTCGGCCCGCACCGGGGAAGGCATTGAAGATGTCCTTCAGACGATTGCCGACCGTATTCCAACCCCTGATGTTCCTGTTGTTTTAGTTGTTCCCTATGACAGGGGCGAAGTTGTTTCTGCCCTTCACGCTAAAGCAGTGATTGATTCAACTGAATATCTAGAAGAGGGAACGCTCATTCATGCGCGCGTCAAAAAATCAGATTTGCCTCAGTTCGAGCAATTTATTCCTGCTTAG